Proteins encoded in a region of the Populus nigra chromosome 3, ddPopNigr1.1, whole genome shotgun sequence genome:
- the LOC133688620 gene encoding uncharacterized protein LOC133688620 — MENEERPQPEAQYQRELEGVRNDVAHLTSMLEQMLRARDGEGTSTQPDEAPAAAQIPVAPINVGANTPNKQHPNPTRPIQIPITMDLTNEDPHDVKLSNHEGYDKWTALEERLRAVEGNDLFDPVRAAEVCLVPNIVIPKKFRVPEFVKYTGMECPKTHLRSYYNKMAEVIHDDKMLIYFFQDSLTGSALSWYMRLDNIRIKKWTDLADAFLKQYKFNLEIAPDRTSLITMEKGNQESVRVYAQRWRDQAINVQPPLIETEMVTLFANTFRAPYYEHLMGSSAQHFYDVVRIAERIEQGIRSGRIAEPIEKRGFIGKKKENEVNNLEGGYKGRSKNYQTPTTQVTSINFAKPSIPNQPNQTKFPANNQSNYQRRDNRPSEEQLPPLPITLKELYAKLLSIGQIAPLPVPPMQPPFPAWYNPEVTCEYHAGHAGHSIEACFAFKRKVLQLIKVGWVTFEDSPNVNSNPLPKHAVGGSGVNTMEVDSKENVLRVTMARLYEMLVQSGHLEKPSEHCIREDDFCPFHKKKGHHIDECIEFHQKVARMLTLGELRIEAARDNKEIMMIENQGKCRIQSTANGLSKLVLTKPPMANKANYGAMPGDYGYTSNIETPLPLFRTEISGLTRSGRCFTPEELEKQRKAKGKEVLDLDKEFEVNKPVTEEETNEFLKLMKHSEYCIVDQLKKTPAKISIMSLILSSEPHRNALQKVLNEAYVPQDIEQKTMEHLVGRIHAANYLYFTEDELDAEGTGHNKPLYVTVRCKDCLIGKVLIDNGSALNVLPRHMLDEMPVDPSHMQPSVMTARAYDGSPRQVMGTIEVELAVGPQVFLVTLQVMDIHPSYSMLLGRPWIHSAGAVTSSLHQCLKYIANGVLVTVKAEETISMVRNVAVPFIEAEDCKDGNLHAFEVVNTEWVPENTVVRKPELSEATKMAAKSFLKHKIPCPYVIEKGKLEWIDIIKLKAAEQRFGLGYKPKKEDYKRAAGARREKRMARIEGRKPEEESLVIPPIRTSFPKAAYVMQPDKGHGNLFQKFFSININTLEEDQVKNIAEKIESGRKDEELPQLTIHILEEVTDRTFIRKLAEGEKFQNWETQEAPLVFKMNPESGSSTTTPALYIENEWPNFKEYIVAVEDEEWEEKNIGEFTKLIEQHEQAWRPAKEELETINVGNEEIKRELKIGTLITPEEKEELIALLRDYVDVFAWSYEDMPGLDTDIVVHKIPLVEGCKPVKQKLRRTHPEILIKVKAEIEKQWNAGFLEVVKYPQWVSNIVVVPKKEGKIRVCVDFRDLNRASPKDNFPLPHIDMLVDNAARSSIYSFMDGFSGYNQIKMAQEDKEKTTFVTPWGTFCYKVMPFGLKNAGATYQRAMVTLFHDMMHKEIEVYVDDMIAKSREGENHVQILKKLFERLRKYKLRLNPAKCSFGVKSGKLLGFVVSDKGIEVDPDKVKAIQSMPPPKTEKDVRGFLGRLNYIARFISQLTTTCDPIFRLLRKKNPGSWNEECEEAFEKIKQYLLNPPLLVPPVPERPLILYLTVTETAMGCVLGQHDETGRKERAIYYLSKKFTECESRYTEIEKLCCALTWAAKRLRQYMLYHTTWLISKLDPLRYICEKPYLSSRIARWQVLLAEYDIVYMTRKAVKGSVIADHLADHAMEDYESLDFDFPDEDVLAIEEEKSDWWIMYFDGAVNACGNGAGAVIISPDKKQYPVSIKLQFRCTNNTAEYEACILGLEAALGLNIKKIDVYGDSMLIICQIKGEWQTKEEKLRPYQQYLSKLTGEFEEIEFTHLGREGNHFADALATLASMAKIDFEHKIQPVPINIRNNPAHCCSVEREVDGNPWYYDVKNFIQNQAYPMGASKIDKKTLRRLAMDFYLDGEILYKKSSDGTLLRCLDEFEAKRALREVHEGICSTHANGHVMARKIQRAGYFWMTLEKDCIDYVRKCHKCQVYSDKINAPPAPLFNLTSPWPFAMWGIDVIGPVNPKASNGHRFILVAIDYFTKWVEAGSFAHVTQKVVKKFIERDLICRYGPPEKVITDNAQNFNGKMIIELCAKWKIKHSNSSPYRPKMNGAVEAANKNVKKIIQKMVVTYKDWHEMLPFALHAYRTAVRTSTGATPYTLVYGMEAVMPLEVEIPSLRVLVDSELEEVEWAKVRYEQLNLISEKRIAAICHHQLYQRRMAKSYDKKVRPRGFHEGDLVLKKILPLPGEDQSKWAPNYEGPYVVKKAFSGGALLLSRMDGEDLVRPVNSDSVRKYYA, encoded by the exons atggaaaacgaagaaagGCCACAACCAGAAGCTCAGTACCAAAGAGAACTTGAAGGAGTTCGGAATGATGTGGCGCACCTAACCAGTATGTTAGAGCAAATGTTGAGAGCCAGAGATGGAGAGGGAACGTCTACTCAACCTGATGAAGCACCAGCAGCAGCTCAAATTCCTGTCGCACCTATAAACGTGGGGGCAAATACACCAAATAAGCAGCATCCTAATCCCACTCGGCCCATCCAAATCCCTATTACAATGGATTTAACAAACGAGGACCCACATGACGTCAAACTCTCTAATCATGAAGGGTATGATAAGTGGACTGCACTAGAAGAGAGGCTAAGGGCAGTGGAAGGAAATGATTTATTTGACCCAGTTAGGGCTGCTGAAGTATGTTTGGTGCCTAACATTGTTATTCCAAAGAAGTTCAGAGTGCCAGAGTTTGTTAAGTATACCGGGATGGAATGCCCAAAGACCCATCTCCGTTCTTACTATAACAAAATGGCAGAAGTTATACACGatgataaaatgttaatttacttCTTCCAGGATAGCCTGACAGGATCGGCCCTTAGTTGGTATATGAGGCTGGACAATATTAGGATCAAGAAGTGGACAGACTTGGCAGATGCTTTCTTAAAGCAATACAAGTTTAATCTTGAGATTGCTCCTGATAGGACCAGTCTAATTACCATGGAGAAAGGAAATCAAGAGTCCGTAAGGGTTTATGCTCAAAGGTGGCGTGACCAAGCTATCAATGTACAACCTCCACTAATAGAGACGGAGATGGTGACACTGTTTGCTAATACTTTTAGGGCTCCATACTATGAACACCTTATGGGTAGTTCAGcacaacatttctatgatgtgGTGCGGATTgctgagaggattgaacaagGAATCCGAAGTGGGAGAATTGCAGAACCTATAGAGAAGAGAGGTTTCattgggaaaaagaaagaaaatgaggtgAATAACCTAGAAGGTGGATACAAAGGGAGAAGCAAAAACTACCAAACACCTACCACCCAAGTCACCAGTATCAATTTTGCCAAACCCTCCATCCCAAACCAACCCAATCAAACAAAATTCCCAGCAAATAACCAAAGCAATTACCAAAGAAGAGACAACCGACCATCGGAAGAACAATTACCACCTTTACCAATAACCTTAAAAGAGTTGTATGCCAAGCTGTTGAGTATTGGGCAGATAGCTCCCCTACCCGTACCACCTATGCAACCACCTTTCCCTGCCTGGTACAACCCCGAGGTGACTTGTGAATACCATGCTGGTCACGCAGGTCATAGCATTGAGGCTTGCTTTGCTTTTAAAAGGAAGGTGTTGCAACTGATCAAAGTTGGATGGGTCACTTTCGAGGATTCACCTAATGTGAATTCAAACCCTCTACCCAAACATGCTGTAGGTGGTAGTGGAGTGAATACTATGGAGGTCGATAGCAAAGAGAACGTGCTAAGAGTGACCATGGCAAGGCTATATGAAATGTTGGTACAATCTGGACATTTGGAGAAACCATCCGAACATTGCATAAGGGAAGATGATTTTTGCCCattccataaaaagaaaggcCATCACATTGATGAATGCATTGAGTTTCATCAAAAGGTTGCGAGAATGCTGACTTTAGGAGAGCTAAGGATTGAGGCTGCAAGAGATAACAAAGAGATCATGATGATAGAGAATCAGGGGAAATGTAGAATCCAATCAACAGCTAATGGGCTCTCGAAATTGGTATTAACTAAGCCCCCGATGGCAAACAAAGCAAACTATGGAGCGATGCCTGGAGATTATGGTTATACCTCGAATATTGAAACTCCTTTGCCGCTGTTCCGAACTGAGATAAGTGGACTAACTCGGAGTGGTCGTTGTTTCACACCTGAAGAGctagagaaacaaagaaaggcTAAGGGCAAGGAGGTGTTGGACCTCGATAAAGAGTTTGAGGTGAATAAACCTGTGACTGAGGAAGAAACaaatgagtttttgaaattgatgaagCATAGTGAGTACTGTATAGTGGATCAGTTGAAGAAAACCCCTGCCAAGATCTCCATCATGTCATTAATACTCAGTTCCGAGCCGCATCGTAATGCTTTGCAAAAAGTACTGAATGAGGCCTACGTACCCCAAGATATTGAACAAAAGACTATGGAGCATCTAGTAGGGAGGATCCATGCTGCCAATTACTTATATTTCACGGAAGATGAACTTGACGCTGAAGGAACtggacataacaagcccttatatGTCACAGTCCGATGCAAAGATTGTCTCATTGGTAAAGTTCTCATCGATAACGGCTCAGCCCTTAATGTGTTACCAAGGCATATGCTGGATGAAATGCCAGTGGATCCCTCACACATGCAACCCAGTGTGATGACGGCTAGAGCCTACGATGGCTCACCAAGGCAAGTGATGGGGACAATTGAGGTCGAACTAGCTGTGGGTCCACAAGTCTTTCTAGTAACCCTTCAAGtgatggatatccacccttcctatagtatgttgttaggaaggccATGGATACATTCTGCGGGAGCTGTCACCTCCTCGCTGCATCAATGTTTGAAGTACATTGCCAATGGCGTTCTGGTTACTGTTAAGGCTGAGGAGACTATATCAATGGTAAGAAATGTGGCGGTTCCATTCATTGAAGCCGAAGATTGTAAGGATGGAAACCTTCATGCATTTGAAGTTGTGAATACCGAGTGGGTACCCGAGAACACTGTGGTGAGAAAACCAGAACTCTCGGAGGCCACCAAAATGGCCGCTAAAAGCTTTTTGAAGCACAAGATTCCTTGCCCATATGTCATCGAGAAAGGAAAACTTGAATGGATTGATATAATCAAGCTGAAAGCTGCAGAACAGAGGTTTGGGCTTGGATATAAGCCCAAGAAAGAGGATTACAAGCGAGCTGCTGGTGCAAGAAGGGAGAAAAGAATGGCTAGGATTGAAGGAAGGAAGCCTGAAGAAGAAAGCCTAGTCATCCCTCCAATCAGGACTTCTTTTCCAAAGGCCGCATATGTGATGCAACCTGATAAGGGACACGGAAACCTCTTTCAgaagtttttttcaataaacataaaCACTCTGGAGGAAGACCAAGTCAAGAACATTGCTGAGAAAATTGAATCTGGAAGAAAGGATGAAGAGCTGCCACAATTAACCATCCACATTTTGGAAGAAGTCACCGACAGGACTTTCATTCGAAAGCTAGCCGAAGGAGAGAAGTTCCAGAATTGggagacccaagaagctccattggttttcaaaat GAACCCTGAAAGCGGATCCTCCACAACAACACCTGCACTTTACAttgagaatgaatggccaaactttaaagaatacatagTAGCTGTAGAAGATGAGGAATGGGAGGAGAAAAACATAGGggaattcacaaaattaatagaACAGCATGAACAGGCTTGGAGGCCCGCTaaagaggaacttgaaaccataaatgtgggtaatgaagaaatcaagagagagctGAAAATAGGGACTTTGATCACTCCGGAAGAGAAGGAAGAGTTGATTGCACTGCTCCGAGATTACGTAGATGTCTTTGCCTGGTCCTAcgaagatatgcctggtttggatacgGACATCGTAGTACATAAGATACCACTGGTGGAAGGATGCAAGCCGGTTAAGCAGAAGTTAAGGAGAACTCATCCAGAGATCTTAATCAAAGTAAAAGCAGAAATTGAAAAGCAATGGAACGCTGGTTTTTTGGAAGTAGTCAAGTATCCACAGTGGGTGTCAAACATAGTGGTGGTACCCAAAAAGGAAGGTAAAATCAGAGTTTGTGTGGACTTTAGGGACTTAAACCGGGCTAGCCCTAAAGATAATTtccctctaccacacatagatatgTTAGTTGATAATGCAGCACGCAGCTCcatatattcctttatggatggattttcaggctacaatcagataaaaatggcgCAAGAGGATAAAGAGAAGACAACCTTTGTAACACCGTGGGGAACATTTTGCTAcaaagtcatgccatttggtttaaagaatgctggggccacctaccaaagggcTATGGTGACTTTGTTTCATGACATGATGCACAAAGAGATTGAAGTATACGTGGAcgacatgattgctaaatctagagagggagagaatcatgtccaaatattgaagaaattgtttgaaagactAAGGAAATATAAGTTGAGGCTTAACCCGGCAAAGTGTTCGTTCGGGGTGAAATCTGGGAAGTTGTTGGGATTTGTGGTGAGTGATAAAGGGATAGAAGTAGATCCCGACaaagtaaaggctattcaatctatgccacCTCCCAAGACTGAGAAAGATGTGAGAGGTTTCTTAggaaggttgaattacattgctcggtttatatctcaattaaccacgacttgtgacccgatctttcgtttgttaaggaagaagaacccTGGAAGTTGGAATGAAGAGTGCGAAGAggcttttgagaaaatcaagcaATACTTGTTGAATCCGCCCCTGCTTGTTCCTCCTGTGCCAGAAAGGCCATTGATATTATACCTAACGGTAACAGAAACAGCAATGGGATGTGTGCTTGGGCAACAcgatgaaaccggaaggaaggaaagggcCATTTATTACCTAAGCAAGAAGTTCACGGAATGTGAGTCTAGGTATACTGAGATCGAGAAGCTGTGTTGCGCACTGACATGGGCTGCAAAGAGATTACGTCAGTATATGTTGTATCACACTACGTGGTTAATTTCCAAATTAGACCCGTTAAGGTACATTTGTGAAAAACCCTATCTATCTAGCCGAATTGCAAGATGGCAAGTTCTATTGGCTGagtatgacatagtatatatgacaaggaaagctgTGAAAGGGAGCGTTATTGCCGATCACCTAGCTGACCATGCTATGGAAGATTATGAGTCATTAGACTTTGACTTTCCAGATGAAGATGTGCTTGCAATCGAGGAAGAGAAATCAGATTGGTGgattatgtactttgatggtgctgTAAATGCATGTGGTAACGGAGCTGGTGCGGTGATAATCTCTCCTGACAAGAAGCAGTATCCGGTTTCAATCAAGCTACAGTTTAGGTGCACCAACAACACGGCTGAGTACGAAGCTTGCATTCTCGGTTTAGAGGCTGCATTGGGGCTAAACATCAAAAAGATAGATGTGTATGGAGACTCAATGCTGATCATTTGCCAAATAAAAggagaatggcaaaccaaggaagaGAAGTTAAGGCCTTACCAACAATACCTGTCTAAGCTGACtggagaatttgaggaaatagagttcacccatctaggaagggaaggaaaccacTTTGCAGATGCTTTGGCTACACTAGCATCTATGGCCAAAATAGACTTCGAGCACAAGATACAACCAGTACCCATCAACatcagaaataacccagctcattgttgctcagtcGAAAGAGAAGtggatggaaacccttggtactatgatgtcaagaatttcatccaaaaccaggcatatcccatgggggcatccaaaatcgACAAGAAGACCTTGAGGAGGTTGGCAatggatttttatcttgatggggAGATTTTGTACAAGAAATCATCCGACGGgactttgttgagatgtttggatgagtTTGAGGCAAAAAGAGCATTACGAGAAGTCCATgaagggatttgctcaacccatgctaatGGACACGTGATGGCTAGGAAGATACAAAGAGCCGGTTACTTCTGGATGACGTTAGAAAAGGATTGCATCGACTATGTCCGAAAATGTCATAAGTGCCAAGTATACAGTGACAAAATCAACGCCCCTCCAGCTCCTCTATTTAACTTGACATCTCCATGGCCCTTCGCGATGTGGGGAATTGATGTGATTGGACCTGTAAACCCAAAAGCCAGCAATGGTCATAGGTTTATTCTCGTGGCTATCGACTACTTTACAAAATGGGTAGAAGCCGGGTCATTTGCTCATGTGACGCAAAAAgtagtgaagaaatttattgagagagatttgatttgtcgatatggtccacCAGAAAAGGTTATCACTGATAATGcccagaatttcaatggcaagatgataatagaactttgtgctaaatggaaaatcaagcattccaactCTTCGCCGTAtagaccaaagatgaatggtgcggtagaagctgctaacaaaaatgtcaaaaagattattcagaagatggtagtcacctataaggattggcatgagatgttgccatttgccctTCATGCGTATCGCACTGCAGTCCGAACCTCAACAGGAGCCACCCCATACAcgttggtatatggaatggaggcggttatgcctttagaagtggaaatcCCCTCATTGAGAGTACTGGTAGACTCTGAGCTGGAAGAGGTAGAATGGgcaaaagttagatatgaacaGCTAAAtctgatcagtgaaaagaggatagccgCAATTTGTCATCATCAACTTTACCAAAGAAGGATGGCCAAATCATACGACAAAAAGGTtcgacctcgaggattccacgaaggagatcttgtactgaagaaaatattgcccttaccaggagaagatcagagtaaatgggCGCCGAACTATGAGGGCCCTTACGTAGTAAAGAAAGCATTCTCGGGAGGAGCTTTGCTGTtgtctagaatggatggagaagatctagttaggccagtgaattctgactctgtaaggAAATATTACGCTTGA
- the LOC133689978 gene encoding probable 1-deoxy-D-xylulose-5-phosphate synthase 2, chloroplastic, translating to MATSSVLGSSFLPNNFLSSQPTFTSLSKFNGVILASLDNNTRDRLNRYQETKQKRSLNFTGNKPSTPVLDTINHPIHMKNLSVQELDNLVDELREEIVYTVSKTGGHLSSSLGVAELTVALHHVFNTPEDKIIWDVGHQTYPHKILTGRRSRMHTIRQTFGLAGFPKREESEHDAFGAGHSSTSISAALGMAVGRDLLGKDNHVIAVIGDGAMTAGQAYEAMNNAGYLDSNLIIILNDNRQVSLPTATVDGPAPPVGALSRALTRLHSSRKFRQLREAAKGITKQIGGQTQEIAAKVDSYMRGMTGASGACLFEELGLYYIGPVDGHNVEDLVDILKKVKAMPAPGPVLIHVITEKGKGYTPAEVAADKMHGVVKFDTKTGKQLKSKSNTLSYTQYFAESLIDEAEKDDKIVAIHAAMGGGTGLNLFQKRFPYRCFDVGIAEQHAVTFAAGLATEGLKPFCAIYSSFLQRGYDQVVHDVDLQKLPVRFALDRAGLVGADGPTHCGAFDTTFMASLPNMVVMAPSDETELMHMVATAAAIDDRPSCFRYPRGNGIGSIIPPNNKGTPLEVGKGRVLREGSRVAILGYGTIVQSCMQAAKLLEETGISATVADARFCKPLDGELIRQLAQEHEVLITVEEGSIGGFSSHVSHFLSLNGLLDGNIKWRPMMLPDRYIDHGSQTDQIEEAGLSPKHIASTAMSLVGGYTNSLHFFHS from the exons ATGGCAACTTCTTCAGTCCTTGGATCAAGTTTTCTTcctaataattttctttcttctcaacCCACCTTTACCAGTCTCTCTAAG TTCAATGGAGTAATACTGGCTTCCTTGGACAATAATACAAGGGATCGGTTGAACAGATACcaagaaacaaaacagaaaaggtCCCTCAACTTCACTGGAAACAAGCCCTCCACTCCAGTTCTGGATACCATTAACCATCCAATTCACATGAAGAATCTTTCCGTTCAG GAACTTGATAATTTGGTTGATGAATTAAGAGAAGAGATAGTATACACAGTGTCAAAAACAGGAGGTCACCTAAGTTCAAGCTTAGGGGTGGCAGAGCTAACAGTGGCACTTCATCATGTATTCAACACTCCTGAAGACAAAATCATTTGGGACGTTGGTCATCAG ACCTATCCACACAAGATTTTAACTGGCAGGAGATCGAGGATGCATACAATTCGTCAAACATTTGGCCTTGCAGGGTTTCCGAAGAGGGAGGAAAGTGAACATGATGCCTTTGGAGCTGGCCATAGTTCTACTAGTATTTCAGCTGCCTTGG GTATGGCTGTTGGTAGAGACTTGTTAGGGAAGGACAACCATGTAATTGCAGTTATTGGTGATGGTGCCATGACGGCAGGACAAGCATACGAGGCAATGAACAATGCAGGCTATCTTGATTCAAATCTCATCATTATCTTGAATGACAACAGGCAAGTTTCTTTGCCAACTGCTACAGTGGATGGCCCTGCACCTCCTGTTGGCGCTCTGAGCAGAGCCTTGACAAGGTTACATTCAAGTAGAAAATTTCGCCAATTACGCGAAGCTGCAAAG GGTATCACGAAACAAATTGGGGGGCAAACACAGGAAATTGCAGCTAAAGTGGATTCCTATATGAGAGGAATGACAGGAGCATCTGGCGCATGCTTGTTTGAAGAGCTAGGACTATATTATATTGGTCCAGTTGATGGCCATAATGTGGAAGACCTTGTTGATATACTAAAGAAGGTCAAGGCAATGCCAGCACCAGGACCTGTTCTTATTCATGTTATCACCGAGAAAGGAAAAGGTTACACTCCAGCTGAAGTAGCAGCTGATAAGATGCATG GTGTTGTGAAATTTGATACCAAGACAGGGAAGCAATTGAAGTCGAAATCAAATACTCTATCGTACACTCAGTACTTTGCAGAGTCTTTGATAGATGAAGCAgagaaagatgataaaattgtaGCCATCCATGCTGCTATGGGAGGAGGAACAGGACTTAATCTGTTCCAAAAGAGATTCCCATACAGATGTTTCGATGTTGGTATAGCAGAACAACATGCTGTGACCTTTGCTGCTGGTCTGGCAACTGAAGGACTTAAGCCTTTCTGTGCCATCTACTCTTCTTTCCTGCAAAGGGGTTATGATCAG GTAGTTCATGATGTAGACCTTCAAAAACTTCCAGTAAGATTTGCATTAGACAGGGCTGGCCTTGTGGGTGCAGATGGTCCAACCCATTGCGGTGCCTTTGACACAACTTTCATGGCTAGTTTACCTAATATGGTGGTCATGGCACCATCGGATGAGACTGAACTAATGCACATGGTGGCCACGGCTGCAGCCATCGATGACAGGCCTAGTTGCTTTCGATACCCCAGAGGAAATGGCATTGGTTCCATTATTCCACCAAACAACAAAGGAACTCCTCTAGAG GTTGGCAAGGGAAGAGTGCTTAGAGAGGGAAGCAGGGTGGCTATTTTGGGTTATGGAACCATAGTTCAAAGTTGTATGCAAGCAGCAAAGCTTCTTGAAGAGACGGGCATCTCAGCAACAGTGGCTGATGCAAGATTCTGCAAGCCTCTTGATGGAGAGTTGATCAGACAGCTAGCTCAAGAGCATGAGGTCCTCATCACGGTCGAAGAAGGATCAATCGGAGGATTCAGCTCTCATGTCTCTCATTTCTTAAGCCTGAATGGACTCTTGGATGGAAATATCAAA TGGAGGCCTATGATGCTCCCAGACAGATATATTGACCATGGATCTCAAACAGACCAAATTGAAGAGGCAGGACTCAGTCCAAAGCATATTGCATCAACTGCTATGTCACTTGTAGGAGGGTATACGAACAGCCTTCACTTTTTCCACTCATAG